A part of Vigna radiata var. radiata cultivar VC1973A chromosome 11, Vradiata_ver6, whole genome shotgun sequence genomic DNA contains:
- the LOC106777818 gene encoding glycerol-3-phosphate acyltransferase, chloroplastic, with amino-acid sequence MSMTGSSAYCVAHAFPPFFRLSNKTMFLLSTPPTTFLPTPTTPRVPLLSSTASSSSTSSSSSSSISLRSSTAPSPSCSSVTPKDSSLVSAKHSHTNMSASVSSRTFLNARSEQDVFAGIKKEVEAGSLPANVAAGMQEVYNNYKNAVIQSGDPKANEIVLSNMIALLDRVFLDVTDPFVFQPHHKAKREPFDYYVFGQNYIRPLVDFKNSYVGNMPLFIEMEEKLKQGHNIILMSNHQTEADPAVIALLLEARLPYIAENLTYVAGDRVITDPLSKPFSIGRNLICVYSKKHMLDDPALVEMKRTANIRALKEMAMLLRNGSQIVWIAPSGGRDRPEAQTREWVPAPFDISSVDNMRRLVEHSGPPGHVYPLAILCHDIMPPPLKVEKEIGEKRIISFHGAGISVAPAISFSQATATCENPEKAKDVFTKALYDSVTEQYNVLKSAIHGKKGFEASTPVVSLSQPWK; translated from the exons ATGAGCATGACCGGTTCTTCAGCTTACTGTGTGGCACACGCCTTCCCTCCCTTCTTCCGCCTCTCCAACAAAACTATGTTCCTCCTCTCCACGCCGCCAACCACATTCTTACCTACGCCTACAACTCCTAGGGTTCCGCTTCTCTCTTCAACCgcttcctcctcctccacctcctcctcttcctcctcctccatcTCTCTGCGATCTTCCACTGCGCCATCGCCTTCCTGCTCCTCCGTCACTCCTAAAGACAGCTCTCTCGTTTCCGCCAAACATTCTCACACTAACATGTCCGCCTCCGTCTCTTCCCGAACCTTTCTCAACGCTCGGAGCGAGCAAG ACGTTTTTGCTGGAATCAAGAAAGAAGTAGAAGCTGGATCTCTGCCTGCCAATGTTGCTGCAGGAATGCAAGAAGTGTACAATAACTATAAAAATGCA GTTATCCAAAGTGGAGATCCCAAGGCAAATGAGATTGTACTGTCAAATATGATTGCTTTATTAGATCGAGTATTTTTGGATGTGACG GatccttttgtttttcaacCACACCACAAGGCAAAGAGAGAGCCTTTTGACTACTACGTGTTTGGGCAGAATTACATCCGTCCTTTAGTTGATTTCAA AAATTCTTATGTTGGCAACATGCCCCTTTTCATTGAAATGGAAGAGAAACTTAAGCAG GGACACAACATCATCTTGATGTCAAATCATCAAACTGAAGCTGATCCAGCTGTCATTGCATTGCTTCTTGAAGCACGACTCCCATATATAGCTGAAAACCTG ACCTATGTTGCAGGAGATAGAGTTATAACTGATCCTCTGTCCAAACCATTCAGTATTGGCag GAATCTCATTTGTGTTTACTCTAAAAAGCACATGCTTGATGATCCAGCACTTGTAGAGATGAAAAGAACTGCAAACATACGAGCTCTGAAGGAAATGGCTATGCTTTTAAG GAATGGTTCACAGATAGTCTGGATTGCCCCTAGTGGTGGTAGGGATCGCCCAGAAGCCCAGACCAGAGAATGGGTGCCG GCACCCTTTGATATTTCTTCGGTAGACAATATGCGAAGACTTGTTGAACATTCAGGTCCACCAGGTCATGTATATCCTTTGGCGATATTATGCCATGATATAATGCCCCCTCCACTGAAG GTCGAGAAAGAAATTGGGGAGAAAAGAATTATATCCTTTCATGGGGCTGGCATATCAGTGGCTCCAGCGATAAGCTTTTCTCAAGCCACTGCTACTTGTGAAAATCCTGAAAAG GCTAAGGACGTTTTCACAAAAGCCCTGTACGATTCTGTGACTGAGCAATATAATGTGCTGAAATCTGCTATACATGGAAAAAAAGGATTTGAAGCATCAACTCCCGTAGTTTCTTTGTCACAGCCATGGAAGTAG
- the LOC106776982 gene encoding dolichyl-diphosphooligosaccharide--protein glycosyltransferase subunit DAD1 produces the protein MARSSSKDAQDLFRALWSAYAATPTNLKIIDLYVMFAVFTALIQVVYIALVGSFPFNSFLSGVLSCVGTAVLAVCLRIQVNKENKEFKDLAPERAFADFVLCNLVLHLVIMNFLG, from the exons ATGGCGAGGTCTAGCAGCAAGGATGCACAAGACCTTTTCCGCGCTCTTTGGTCTGCGTATGCTGCAACTCCTACGAATCTCAAG ATCATTGACCTCTATGTCATGTTCGCTGTTTTCACCGCTCTCATCCAG GTAGTTTACATAGCTTTGGTGGGATCATTTCCTTTTAACTCCTTCCTATCAGGAGTGCTTTCTTGTGTTGGAACTGCTGTTCTTGCTG TTTGTCTCAGGATCCAAGTGAATAAAGAGAATAAGGAATTCAAG GATCTTGCACCTGAGCGAGCTTTTGCAGATTTTGTTCTCTGTAATTTGGTGCTTCATTTGGTGATCATGAACTTCCTTGGTTAA
- the LOC106776384 gene encoding uncharacterized protein At1g32220, chloroplastic, with the protein MASFLSILPAVSARPIPSAFRLTRPSFQTQPTLHSKSHRFAVSCSYAEAGVNADSKSNTIDVVADVKSERIVVLGGNGFVGSAICKAAVSRGIEVISLSRSGRPTYADAWVDQVTWISGDVFYVNWDEVLVGATAVVSTLGGFGSDEQMKRINGEANVAAVNAAKEYGIPKFILISVHDYNLPSFLLSSGYFTGKRKAESEVLSKYPNSGIVLRPAFIYGKRRVDGFELPLDLVGEPAERILRAVENFTKPLSSLPASDLLLAPPVSVDDVALAVINGVTDDEFFGVFTIDQIKEAANKVRV; encoded by the exons ATGGCGTCGTTTTTGTCTATTCTCCCTGCCGTTTCTGCTCGTCCCATTCCCAGTGCTTTCCGCCTCACAAGACCTtcttttcaaacccaacccaccTTGCATTCCAAAAGTCACCG GTTTGCAGTTAGCTGTAGTTATGCAGAAGCAGGTGTCAATGCCGATTCTAAATCTAACACCATAGATGTTGTAGCTGATGTTAAAAGTGAACGG ATTGTAGTCTTAGGAGGGAATGGCTTTGTTGGTTCTGCCATATGCAAGGCAGCAGTATCTAGGGGCATAGAGGTCATTAGCCTAAGCAG GTCAGGGCGACCCACTTATGCCGATGCATGGGTAGATCAGGTTACTTGGATTTCAG GAGATGTTTTTTATGTAAACTGGGATGAAGTACTTGTTGGAGCTACTGCAGTTGTTTCAACACTTGGAGGTTTTGGTAGTGACGAACAGATGAAAAGAATTAATGGCGAGGCTAATGTTGCGGCTGTGAATGCTGCAAAGGAATATG GAATTCCCAAATTCATCTTGATCTCAGTTCACGATTATAACTTGCCGTCATTTTTACTTTCCTCCGGGTACTTCACTGGAAAGAGGAAAGCAGAATCCGAGGTGCTCTCGAAATACCCCAATTCAG GTATTGTCTTAAGACCTGCGTTCATATATGGGAAAAGGAGAGTGGACGGTTTTGAGCTTCCTTTGGATTTGGTAGGGGAGCCAGCAGAAAGAATTCTTCGAGCAGTAGAGAACTTCACCAAACCTTTAAGCTCTCTTCCTGCATCTGATCTACTCTTGGCTCCACCTGTTAGTGTTGATGACGTTGCATTGGCAGTTATCAATGGTGTCACAGATGATGAGTTCTTTGGCGTTTTTACAATTGATCAGATTAAGGAAGCTGCCAATAAAGTACGGGTATGA
- the LOC106777091 gene encoding uncharacterized protein LOC106777091, whose protein sequence is MGKKEGDLWDDSALIAAFDHAISTYKKMHISGKNKDAAAQEAETVIGEEASYVDFASSHATRDADTNDHIPATDVPDSGETRNEPKLEEDHHVESLVEQPCLDSTSGQGIQSGQSGYAYAEGVDDYNQLVTQYYELEEKRAKILEQLNQYGYWNYQNVAAVSSSGVPYSDSQEYSMAAYQVSDPNAVCTCCPCYSQCLREPRTSIPGCSLGELSVGKPCNNAYVEMDHKMSFPYKDDDIRKMAMGAAEKALSTIRTTISGDFNANEDAISGKERNNSEHEEISGLETDLAAVLNAWYSAGFCTGKYIVEQSIRNRRQM, encoded by the exons ATGGGGAAGAAGGAAGGAGATCTATGGGACGATTCAGCTCTCATCGCTGCCTTCGACCACGCGATTTCCACTTACAag AAAATGCATATCAGCGGCAAGAACAAAGACGCCGCTGCTCAAGAAGCGGAGACAGTGATCGGAGAAGAAGCCTCCTATGTTGACTTCGCAAGTTCCCACGCTACAAG GGATGCTGACACGAATGACCATATTCCAGCTACTGACGTGCCTGATTCAGGTGAGACTCGTAATGAGCCAAAACTGGAAGAGGATCATCACGTAGAGTCACTAGTGGAGCAACCTTGCCTAGATTCAACAAGTGGTCAAGGCATCCAGAGTGGGCAGAGTGGTTATGCTTATGCGGAAGGTGTAGATGATTATAATCAGTTAGTTACGCAGTATTATGAACTTGAGGAGAAAAGGGCGAAGATTTTGGAGCAACTCAATCAATACGGCTATTGGAATTACCAAAATGTTGCTGCTGTTTCTAGTTCTGGTGTACCTTATTCTGATTCTCAAGAGTATTCAATGGCTGCTTACCAAGTTTCTGATCCAAATGCTGTCTGTACATGTTGCCCTTGTTATAGTCAATGTCTACGGGAACCACGCACATCAATTCCTGGTTGTTCTTTGGGTGAATTATCCGTTGGCAAGCCTTGTAACAATGCTTATGTGGAAATGGATCATAAAATGTCATTTCCTTATAAGGATGATGACATCCGCAAAATGGCAATGGGAGCTGCAGAGAAGGCATTGTCTACTATTAGAACAACCATATCTGGCGATTTTAATGCAAATGAAG ATGCAATTTcaggaaaagagagaaacaatTCTGAACATGAAGAAATTAGTGGTTTAGAAACGGATCTTGCTGCTGTTTTGAATGCCTGGTATTCTGCTGGCTTCTGTACTGGAAA GTATATTGTTGAACAATCCATTCGAAACAGAAGACAAATGTAA
- the LOC106778009 gene encoding homeobox-leucine zipper protein HDG5 isoform X1 — translation MYGDCQVMSSMGGNVVVNSDTLFSSSIQNSNFNFIPTMPFQPFPSMQKEEEMMLRGKEEMESGSGSEQVEDKSGNEQESEQPTKKKRYHRHTARQIQEMEALFKECPHPDDKQRLKLSHELGLKPRQVKFWFQNRRTQMKAQQDRADNIILRAENETLKSENYRLQAALRNVMCPNCGGQCIMGADLGLDEHQLRMENARLREELERVCCLTSRYTGRSLQTMAAGPTLMAPSLDLDMNIYPRHYSDPVAPCTEMIPVPMLPPEASPFAEGGGILMEEEKSLALELAASSMAELVKMCQTNEPLWIRSSDGEREVLNFEEHARIFPCPQNLKHRSELRTEASRDTSVVIMNSVTLVDAFLDGQKWMELFPSIVSRAKTVQIISSVASGHASGTLQLMYAEFQVLSPLVSTRETHFLRYCQQNAEEGTWAIVDFPVDNFHQNFHPSYPKYCRRSSGCVIQDMPNGYSRVTWVEHAKVEEKPVHQIFSNYVYSGMAFGAQRWLGVLQRQCERVASLMARNISDLGVIPSPEARKNLMKLAQRMIKTFGLNMSTSGGQSWTAISDSPEDTVRITTRKVTEPGQPNGVILSAVSTTWLPYSHTKVFDLLRDERHRSQMDALSNGNSLNEVAHIANGSHPGNCISLLRINVASNSSQNVELMLQESCTDQSGSLVVYTTIDVDSIQLAMSGEDPSCIALLPQGFMIVPMLSSPNVDTPINGNSSESPSLNSGCLLTMGLQVLASTIPSAKLNLSSVTAINNHLCNTLHQIEAALSSSSENGTNFLCTEPTVSGAPKQ, via the exons ATGTATGGGGATTGCCAGGTTATGTCAAGTATGGGAGGGAACGTAGTAGTGAACTCCGATACTCTCTTCTCCTCCTCGATCCAGAACTCTAACTTTAACTTCATCCCCACCATGCCTTTTCAACCTTTTCCTTCCATG CagaaggaagaagagatgaTGCTGCGAGGGAAGGAAGAGATGGAGAGTGGGTCAGGAAGCGAACAGGTCGAAGATAAGTCAGGGAATGAACAAGAGAGTGAACAACCCACAAAGAAAAAACGATATCACAGGCACACTGCTCGCCAGATCCAAGAAATGGAAGC TTTGTTCAAGGAATGTCCTCACCCAGATGATAAGCAGAGGCTGAAACTGAGCCATGAATTGGGCCTGAAACCGCGCCAGGTCAAGTTCTGGTTCCAGAACCGTCGAACCCAGATGAAG GCACAACAAGATCGGGCAGATAATATCATACTTAGAGCCGAGAATGAGACTCTAAAGAGTGAGAACTATCGGTTACAAGCCGCACTGCGTAACGTTATGTGTCCCAATTGTGGTGGCCAATGTATAATGGGTGCTGATCTGGGTTTGGATGAACACCAACTTCGCATGGAAAATGCCCGGTTGAGAGAAGAG TTAGAACGCGTGTGTTGCCTCACTTCAAGGTACACTGGGCGTTCATTACAAACAATGGCAGCAGGTCCAACTCTCATGGCCCCTTCATTGGATTTGGATATGAACATATATCCAAGGCACTATTCGGATCCTGTTGCTCCTTGCACAGAAATGATTCCTGTGCCAATGTTGCCTCCTGAAGCTTCACCATTTGCTGAGGGTGGAGGAATCttgatggaagaagaaaagtCTCTGGCCTTAGAGCTCGCGGCTTCTTCCATGGCAGAACTTGTGAAGATGTGTCAGACAAACGAGCCACTTTGGATCCGAAGCAGTGATGGCGAAAGGGAAGTGTTGAATTTTGAAGAGCACGCTAGGATATTTCCTTGCCCTCAGAATCTCAAGCACCGAAGTGAACTGAGAACTGAAGCTAGCCGTGACACTTCTGTGGTTATAATGAACAGTGTCACTCTTGTTGATGCATTCCTTGATGGT CAAAAATGGATGGAATTGTTTCCTTCAATCGTGTCTCGAGCAAAAACTGTCCAAATCATATCTTCTGTTGCTTCTGGTCATGCAAGCGGGACTCTTCAGCTG ATGTACGCAGAATTTCAAGTTCTTTCTCCTTTGGTGTCCACTCGCGAGACTCATTTCCTTCGTTATTGTCAACAAAATGCTGAGGAGGGGACCTGGGCCATTGTCGATTTTCCTGTTGACAACTTTCACCAAAATTTTCACCCTTCTTATCCCAAATACTGCAGGAGATCCTCCGGTTGCGTGATTCAAGATATGCCAAATGGGTATTCAAGG GTAACATGGGTTGAGCATGCAAAAGTAGAAGAGAAACCTGTCCATCAGATATTCAGCAACTATGTGTACAGTGGAATGGCATTCGGAGCACAGCGTTGGTTAGGAGTTTTGCAGAGACAATGCGAGAGGGTCGCGAGCCTCATGGCCAGAAACATATCAGATCTTGGAG TGATACCTTCTCCAGAAGCGCGAAAGAACTTGATGAAACTAGCCCAAAGAATGATAAAAACGTTTGGCCTTAACATGAGTACCTCTGGTGGTCAATCGTGGACAGCTATATCAGATTCCCCTGAAGACACGGTTAGAATCACAACTAGGAAAGTCACGGAGCCTGGCCAACCTAATGGTGTGATTCTAAGTGCTGTTTCAACCACTTGGTTGCCCTATTCTCATACCAAGGTCTTTGATCTCCTCAGGGACGAACGTCACAGATCTCAG ATGGATGCTCTTTCTAACGGGAATTCATTGAATGAGGTGGCTCATATTGCAAATGGCTCACATCCAGGAAACTGCATTTCACTTCTTCGCATAAAT GTAGCAAGCAACTCATCCCAGAACGTAGAGCTAATGCTGCAAGAGAGTTGCACCGACCAGTCTGGAAGCTTGGTGGTGTACACGACCATTGATGTGGATTCCATCCAGCTAGCCATGAGTGGCGAGGACCCTTCTTGCATTGCCCTTCTCCCCCAAGGCTTCATGATAGTGCCAATGCTATCATCACCCAACGTTGACACACCCATCAATGGTAACTCCTCAGAGTCTCCATCTCTGAACTCGGGTTGCCTCCTAACCATGGGGCTGCAAGTTCTCGCCAGCACAATCCCTTCTGCAAAGCTGAACCTCTCAAGTGTGACGGCCATCAACAACCACCTCTGCAACACCTTGCACCAAATCGAAGCTGCTCTTTCTAGTAGCAGTGAGAATGGGACGAATTTCCTTTGCACTGAACCCACAGTGAGTGGAGCTCCAAAGCAGTGA
- the LOC106778009 gene encoding homeobox-leucine zipper protein HDG5 isoform X2 translates to MYGDCQVMSSMGGNVVVNSDTLFSSSIQNSNFNFIPTMPFQPFPSMKEEEMMLRGKEEMESGSGSEQVEDKSGNEQESEQPTKKKRYHRHTARQIQEMEALFKECPHPDDKQRLKLSHELGLKPRQVKFWFQNRRTQMKAQQDRADNIILRAENETLKSENYRLQAALRNVMCPNCGGQCIMGADLGLDEHQLRMENARLREELERVCCLTSRYTGRSLQTMAAGPTLMAPSLDLDMNIYPRHYSDPVAPCTEMIPVPMLPPEASPFAEGGGILMEEEKSLALELAASSMAELVKMCQTNEPLWIRSSDGEREVLNFEEHARIFPCPQNLKHRSELRTEASRDTSVVIMNSVTLVDAFLDGQKWMELFPSIVSRAKTVQIISSVASGHASGTLQLMYAEFQVLSPLVSTRETHFLRYCQQNAEEGTWAIVDFPVDNFHQNFHPSYPKYCRRSSGCVIQDMPNGYSRVTWVEHAKVEEKPVHQIFSNYVYSGMAFGAQRWLGVLQRQCERVASLMARNISDLGVIPSPEARKNLMKLAQRMIKTFGLNMSTSGGQSWTAISDSPEDTVRITTRKVTEPGQPNGVILSAVSTTWLPYSHTKVFDLLRDERHRSQMDALSNGNSLNEVAHIANGSHPGNCISLLRINVASNSSQNVELMLQESCTDQSGSLVVYTTIDVDSIQLAMSGEDPSCIALLPQGFMIVPMLSSPNVDTPINGNSSESPSLNSGCLLTMGLQVLASTIPSAKLNLSSVTAINNHLCNTLHQIEAALSSSSENGTNFLCTEPTVSGAPKQ, encoded by the exons ATGTATGGGGATTGCCAGGTTATGTCAAGTATGGGAGGGAACGTAGTAGTGAACTCCGATACTCTCTTCTCCTCCTCGATCCAGAACTCTAACTTTAACTTCATCCCCACCATGCCTTTTCAACCTTTTCCTTCCATG aaggaagaagagatgaTGCTGCGAGGGAAGGAAGAGATGGAGAGTGGGTCAGGAAGCGAACAGGTCGAAGATAAGTCAGGGAATGAACAAGAGAGTGAACAACCCACAAAGAAAAAACGATATCACAGGCACACTGCTCGCCAGATCCAAGAAATGGAAGC TTTGTTCAAGGAATGTCCTCACCCAGATGATAAGCAGAGGCTGAAACTGAGCCATGAATTGGGCCTGAAACCGCGCCAGGTCAAGTTCTGGTTCCAGAACCGTCGAACCCAGATGAAG GCACAACAAGATCGGGCAGATAATATCATACTTAGAGCCGAGAATGAGACTCTAAAGAGTGAGAACTATCGGTTACAAGCCGCACTGCGTAACGTTATGTGTCCCAATTGTGGTGGCCAATGTATAATGGGTGCTGATCTGGGTTTGGATGAACACCAACTTCGCATGGAAAATGCCCGGTTGAGAGAAGAG TTAGAACGCGTGTGTTGCCTCACTTCAAGGTACACTGGGCGTTCATTACAAACAATGGCAGCAGGTCCAACTCTCATGGCCCCTTCATTGGATTTGGATATGAACATATATCCAAGGCACTATTCGGATCCTGTTGCTCCTTGCACAGAAATGATTCCTGTGCCAATGTTGCCTCCTGAAGCTTCACCATTTGCTGAGGGTGGAGGAATCttgatggaagaagaaaagtCTCTGGCCTTAGAGCTCGCGGCTTCTTCCATGGCAGAACTTGTGAAGATGTGTCAGACAAACGAGCCACTTTGGATCCGAAGCAGTGATGGCGAAAGGGAAGTGTTGAATTTTGAAGAGCACGCTAGGATATTTCCTTGCCCTCAGAATCTCAAGCACCGAAGTGAACTGAGAACTGAAGCTAGCCGTGACACTTCTGTGGTTATAATGAACAGTGTCACTCTTGTTGATGCATTCCTTGATGGT CAAAAATGGATGGAATTGTTTCCTTCAATCGTGTCTCGAGCAAAAACTGTCCAAATCATATCTTCTGTTGCTTCTGGTCATGCAAGCGGGACTCTTCAGCTG ATGTACGCAGAATTTCAAGTTCTTTCTCCTTTGGTGTCCACTCGCGAGACTCATTTCCTTCGTTATTGTCAACAAAATGCTGAGGAGGGGACCTGGGCCATTGTCGATTTTCCTGTTGACAACTTTCACCAAAATTTTCACCCTTCTTATCCCAAATACTGCAGGAGATCCTCCGGTTGCGTGATTCAAGATATGCCAAATGGGTATTCAAGG GTAACATGGGTTGAGCATGCAAAAGTAGAAGAGAAACCTGTCCATCAGATATTCAGCAACTATGTGTACAGTGGAATGGCATTCGGAGCACAGCGTTGGTTAGGAGTTTTGCAGAGACAATGCGAGAGGGTCGCGAGCCTCATGGCCAGAAACATATCAGATCTTGGAG TGATACCTTCTCCAGAAGCGCGAAAGAACTTGATGAAACTAGCCCAAAGAATGATAAAAACGTTTGGCCTTAACATGAGTACCTCTGGTGGTCAATCGTGGACAGCTATATCAGATTCCCCTGAAGACACGGTTAGAATCACAACTAGGAAAGTCACGGAGCCTGGCCAACCTAATGGTGTGATTCTAAGTGCTGTTTCAACCACTTGGTTGCCCTATTCTCATACCAAGGTCTTTGATCTCCTCAGGGACGAACGTCACAGATCTCAG ATGGATGCTCTTTCTAACGGGAATTCATTGAATGAGGTGGCTCATATTGCAAATGGCTCACATCCAGGAAACTGCATTTCACTTCTTCGCATAAAT GTAGCAAGCAACTCATCCCAGAACGTAGAGCTAATGCTGCAAGAGAGTTGCACCGACCAGTCTGGAAGCTTGGTGGTGTACACGACCATTGATGTGGATTCCATCCAGCTAGCCATGAGTGGCGAGGACCCTTCTTGCATTGCCCTTCTCCCCCAAGGCTTCATGATAGTGCCAATGCTATCATCACCCAACGTTGACACACCCATCAATGGTAACTCCTCAGAGTCTCCATCTCTGAACTCGGGTTGCCTCCTAACCATGGGGCTGCAAGTTCTCGCCAGCACAATCCCTTCTGCAAAGCTGAACCTCTCAAGTGTGACGGCCATCAACAACCACCTCTGCAACACCTTGCACCAAATCGAAGCTGCTCTTTCTAGTAGCAGTGAGAATGGGACGAATTTCCTTTGCACTGAACCCACAGTGAGTGGAGCTCCAAAGCAGTGA